From Pseudoalteromonas rubra, one genomic window encodes:
- a CDS encoding GrxA family glutaredoxin — MFTVIFGREGCPYCVRAKDLAERLTNERDDFKFRYIDIIKEGVSKADLEKSAGKPCPTVPQIFVDQSHIGGFTEFEAYAKENLGLYQ; from the coding sequence AGGCTGCCCATACTGTGTCCGTGCTAAAGACTTGGCCGAACGTCTGACGAATGAGCGTGACGATTTTAAGTTTCGCTATATTGACATCATTAAAGAAGGCGTAAGCAAGGCCGATCTGGAAAAGTCCGCAGGCAAGCCTTGCCCGACGGTACCACAAATCTTTGTTGACCAAAGCCATATTGGTGGATTTACCGAGTTTGAAGCATATGCCAAAGAAAACCTGGGTCTGTACCAGTAA